TTTATAAACCACTTTACGCTAGATGCTGATGTATTCTTAAATGCACAAAACAAATATACAGTACAGCATCCATACATCCTGATCTGCAATTTGAAGAGCTGGCTCAACTTTGTTTCCCGAAGACCGACCAAAGAAGTCCCAAAACGGACGGCGTTTATTATCCACCCTGACAAGAGAAATAAGAAACCACTGAGCAGGTCTATTCAATACCCTGAAACCAAACCGCAGAAGATATCACAACCATGTATAGGCAATTAATTACAAGAGAATGCCACCTGCTTCCTGATTTTTGTGGTGCTGCAGTATCATTGGTCCTGCTACCTGTCTTTCCACGTCCTTCCTCTGAAGTAGGAGATACTGGTCCGCTACTTGCATCAGCCTAATGAACCATAAAAAATAGCACATTATCATGATTGTAAACCAATTCTAGTGCCAACCGTAATGCAATAAACTATACAGTTTGGGGTGTAGTGTTGCCAACTGATACATTATGCATGTGATGATCTTAGATCATTATAATGCAAACAGCACTGGGAGGATAGACTGATGTGACAGCTGCTTGGCATAAGAAAATAGGACTTAAGATGAGAATGACAAATGTCAGTGAGAAAATTAGATTGAGTTCTCATTGCTTAATTGAAAAGAGATGCAACTGATGCAATGCTATCACTAACCAATGCAATGAAAAAGATCCAAGCTTAGTTAAGATAATAACAGAAGAAAATTTACGCAAACCATGTGCTACAGTAAATCCAAGTAGGTGTTCATGTGTGCCAGTATCCTGGTGCACTGCCCATGACAGGTGGAGTGCACTGGAAATCCATAAAACGTTCTTCCCAATGCAATGAGATCAGAGAATCATATTAACGCACGGCTATGCTTTCTTAGAAGCATCATGCGTGGCTGAAAGGTACTGAAACAAAAGCAAACCAATAAAGGTCACCTCCAGATATTCTGCTTTTGCTCGAAAGGATGCCTCAAGAAACTCAGCTTCTTTCTTCAGTCTCCTTATCATTTCAAGATCAGAGCATGCAGCCTTTAGATCCTCCTTACCAGAGTTGGAACTGGAAACATGCAATTCTTGAAGCAAATTTTCTAACTTAACCAAAGCTTCCTCAACACTTTCAAGTGACTGCAATGATTGAAACCAATTTCAACAACATTTTACCAACTGGGGATAGCGTCTATTTTAGAGGCAATTATCATCATAAACTTAAAATAAGCACTCCACATATGCAAAATGGATTTAATTCCCAAATTAAGTTCGTCCACCATATATGCAATTATCCATCCTTTTCCTTTTACTCAAGTAGATCTTCCAGTACATCTAAGGGCATGTACAATAGTGCCACCTCAATCATCTACCACATCAGCAAAATCATAGGTAAAGCAGACTAGGAGAGTGTACGACACACGCTATCTCTTAGATAAGAGATTTCTCTTAGAGGTTTGAAGGGCACATATAGTCGGTGCTATAAGGACGTCTCTAATTTTTGTGGAGGCGTAGACAACATTTTATAGTTACCGTTAACACCTTTGGCATACACGTGTTAAATACACTAAGAACTATATCAATAGTATTATAGAACATACTTTTGTTCGAATGtgtaaaatcatgaaaatatattAGCAATTCTAAAAAGCATTCCACAATAAATACCTTGTCAAAGGAAGCTAACTCTGTCCCAGTATCCAAGTCTTCTTCAGATTCTGGCAAGCCTCGGCCTTTTGACATATTATTTCTACAACAGGTTTAGCAAATAAATAAATCTACTGAGTTAGGAGAACAAATAGTGCAACCTCCTGCTCAATTCTTACTTTGATATGTCAATCTCCTTCATGCAGTCACTCAACATGGCATGCCTACAATTTTGAACATTAAGTAGAAAATTAATCAGTACTCACATACCCATATCTGCACAAAAGAGCAAGATAATCATCATCATGACTGAATATTGACCTACCCCTTAGACAGAAATTTTGCTGCCTTCACATTTGAAGGGTCCTCAAGCCATGAGCTGTACTTTATAAAACTAGTCATCCAATAAGAGCATACATTTAAGACTCTTGATATTACTTCTCCTTTAGACACTTCTTCTCTACCTTCAGTATCAGTTTTTGCACTTGGAACATCATTATTGTAAAAAGGAAGCCACTCAAGCTCTTCACAGACTACCTGAAGGTGAGAAAGACATATGAACACGGAATGCTGAGTAGCATTAAAAGCTCAGTACACTGCCAGCATACTGACCTCCACATACAGCTGATATGAACTAATCGAAGACAACTGTGGATAATACAATACACTCCCACCAATAAGATACCTGGATTATTATAAGCTCATTAAACAGTATACAGTGAATCATATTTAGGCAATTAAACTGGTACGTTAAAGCTTCTTATTAACTGAAACATGGTTTCATTGAGAAAATGCAAAAATCTACATTCACATAGATCATACCTTACAATACCATTGAGTGAATCATCCAAATCAGTAAGACCATTGGAAGACAAGTACCCTTGTGTGCTTCTGGCCAAAGCAATGAAAAAACCAAATATTGCAAGATCCTTTTCCAGAACCTGTAACAAGAAATAAATAACTATATCAAATTTGCAGCTAAGGAAGAGGTTTCTATGACTATAAATAGATCATTTTTAGTTTCAACCTCAATACTTTCACTTGTTGTCAGTCTTGACCATATCTTTTCGCGATCAAGAGCACGAAGTAACTGTTTCTGAACCAGATCAATCCAAAATGATATCTCAAGACCATGATCATTAGTAAGTTTAGGAACAGCAGCACGAGGACCAAAATTATGCAAAAATTCTCTCTGAAGCCCAATATCTTTCGTTAACTTATACACTTTACTTAGAGGGACAAATTCAAGAAGCATATCCATGAATCGACCAATAGTATCAGGTACCATTGAAGAGAATTGTTGACAAGAAACTTTTGCTGATCCAAGCTTTGTGATTGCAGCAAGACAGATCAAACCTAGCATAAGCAGAGAAAGGTCACTTTCACTAGTATTCATCTTCTCACCTTCACAGCATCTGACAGCAAACAAGAGAAAATATCCATGAGTCTTGGACTAGTTACTGCCTGTGAGCATTTTATTGTCTAAAGAATACAGGGAACTTACATTGCTGTTGCAGAGTTAAACAGTGGATCACTTTCAAAAATGTTTACAAATTGTCTCACAACCAAAGGATTTTGACTGGATGAATACCATTCATACAATGTAGGTTCCCTCTTTGACAATTCATTCTTGATAACACTCTCGAGGGGGTTGAGCAGGCGGGACAAACTGCAATAAAGTAAAATATCACTGAATAGACACCCAAGAAAAGCTCTATCGAGTAAATCATAATACAGAGCATCAATCCAATGTCACTTGAACATGCTACGAGTAAAAAAGAATCAATATGAAGAAGATACAGATTCATCTTCATTTATTTATGCAGCTACCAAACCAACCAAAATCTAAATGAACTATGAAAACAACATACATTTTAGTTGGCATCATGATAAATAATATTATACCTAATGCCTAGCTTTGCTAGAAGTTTGCATGTTAAATTAGCATATGAAAGACATTTAAAAACTCTATTGGCTAACTATATGTACTAGCATGAATAGAACCACGGCACCAAGACCTTCATATCAATAATAATTTAATATCACTCCACTAACCACATATTATCTTTACACTCTTGTCATCAATACTTTATTAGTTCTGTGTGTTTGCCAGTTTGGTCTACTTCTGAATCAATGAAATGCAGCTACAACTTAGCACTACTAGCCTATCGACCCGTGCTCCCACACgggctaattagaattaatataaaaataagacTTATAgttaataattataattatctatcacattctctctttcatctattaaatattctaacgtACAATACTCTAAAGATAAATACTCATCATTATCTAGTTGTAATATGTTTAGTTAGTAACAATATTTTTCACTTTGTATCACACCTCCATATGTATTTAATTGAACCATCTGTTTAAGCTATGTGAACAACATAAAAATTGGTATTCTTATATCTTCCCCATAGATGACACGCACCatgggtagtatttttatataagcaataacataaataatatattaataatggcagacatagtaatttagaattttatattggtgcactttaagattttgttataattatataacttagattcagatttaggagttactttaacttttaataatgacATAATTAGATAATTTATATACAAACTTAGGGGGTTATTTgacattatttttataatggcagaggtaggtaatttagatacatgtttaggGGGTTACATTAGCCTATTTTCATAATGgtagaggtgggtaattttttcgaaaagataacagatccaatggctattatgattagagttgtcgGATTGATTGCCGGATGTTTCTGTTTTTTATGAGAATCTCTAGGATTTCTCTAGTTTTTAGAGTGACCACCTAGGATCCTAGGTGGCTTCACGtggaggcttcaaaaggagcctccaattagtaatagtaagataGGCCTCAGCAGTAACTTTGTTTCTTGCTAAGAGAAAATTTCCAATTAGAATCCAAATTTCTTCTAAAATGTCATAGATGAGAGGGATGAGCACAAGATGGGAACTAGATTGATTGCTTCTTGCTTTGATTGTTACAAATCCCCTCTTTATGTAGGGGGTTTACTTGACTTCTAAGAAAGATATCTAATCTATTGATCTTATCactaactaaccctaaccctgAGGAAGAGGGCATGATGTTACTGTAGCAGTCATGCACCGGCCCAACCCTAGAGAGGCCATCTGGCTGCCCATAACATGAAACTAATCGGCCAACAAATGAAAAGGCATACTTAAATCTTTTCTTAAGAGTTCCAGTTACAAACGCCATGGTCCATATGCATTGCAACGCAGGACCAGAAAGTTATAGCGTTTACAAGCTCTGATTGACACCATTTCGATATTTGAGACGCCACATGGCACACATGAAAGGCATACTTCAATCTTATGTGTTATTATCATTTTAGATGGAAAGGAACTTTTAGAATAGAAATTTGCTCCCACCAAACTTCAACGCAAGGGGTACAATGGACTTAGAAACAAATTAATCTGCTACAAAAACACATTTAAGCAATAAGACATGAAGGCAAAGGAAATCGCTAGAAGGTAGACCTCCTTTGAACAAATACATTAATATCTCTATCTCTGCCATTCCCGCGAGATGAAACATCGATAACTGCTTGCAACAATGAGTCTACAGCAGCCTGCAAACATCTTCTGTAAGATTTCAGTGAATAGAAAATATGTATCTTGCAGGAATTCTGGACCCTGCAGGGCACAACTACAATAAAGTATATTGAAGATTTCTTGTAAGAACTAAGAATCATCCAGACAAACAAGTTCAGTTGTGGTGCTTAGCTCTAAACTGGTTATAGGCAGCATATTAACACATAATAATAAAAATCCAAGAGAAATTTATGTTTCTTTTAAGGAACAATAGAAACCTAATATTTACAATAAATTTTTTTTGTGGGTGAATGATTTTAATAATATGTTAATATAGTGTCAAAAATTTGAAAATGGTGTGATAGAAATGACTGCAAACATTCCTCCGTTTCTCCATGTGAAGAACAGGGGCAAATGACTGCAAAGTTCAGTACTCTACCTGGTAAGACAGTGATTTTATCCATGCATTGTTGTCAACACCCAACCATGTCTTTGAAAACCAAGAGCCCTTAGATGATTTGCTGTGCTCTATGAAAGCCAATTCAATAGACCTCGCAGCATCATGAATTGACTGGACAAGTCCATTGCTGATATCTTCACTTTGAAATGCTTTATTCAATTTCAGCCTTATTTCCTCCATGCTGCTTGCCGAACCAACTTGCGTTGCTCCATTAACAGATACACTGTTTCCGTCATCATTAGAAGCCAAAGGAATAATGTGAACTATCCTTCTAGTTCTCTGGAAGACTCCCTTTTGTCTCCGAAACTCCAACCATCTAGCACTGTGAATGGTCCTGTCACATTCTGGCGTTGAGCTCCTCAAGTGGCACTTCCTCTTCGAAATGCGGGGATGGAATTTTTGACTCTTCAGATCGATGATGCTTCTGCATACAAATCTGAACCCATATACCTTCTCAAGAGTGTAAACCTTCGATGTGCTGCAAACACAAATCCTTTGAGCCATTAATGATCTGATCCTGAAACAATGCAAATGAATTTAACTACAGCATGAATGGAAACTTTCCATCAATGTATCACAATAGATAATCATAGGAGTCCCATCAACTAGTCCAATCAATACAAGCCAGAGGCAATCAACCATCTAGGATAACGGTCCTTAATTACAAGTGAGAGCAAATTGGATGTATATCGAGTCACGTCATTCATAGAGAATAATCTCAGTGTATCAGACACAGAGAGCATCCCCATTCCCGATTCCCGATCCTCCCAAGTCCGTTCTAGAGATTTCCAATTTGTAAGCTCCAGTGTCTGAGACCGAAATGCTACACAGAAAATGGCCAAACTAAGCAACTGGCTACACATTGACACGGTTCTCCAGCGGGAAACCGCCCACGTATCCGCGTCAATTCGACGGCCAATTGAACCAACCTCTCGATTACAACCAACACATTAGCGCGATTCATCCGCCCACGAGTTAACGGCCAAACACCGAATCGTGGCGCCCATCAACAGCGCAAGCGGATAGGAGAGCGGTCGGACCAACCTGGCGGTGCACCTCggctcggcgccggcgccgagggGGAGGTGAAGCGGCTGCGACGCCATGGCGGTCGCCATCGGGCGGCAGCTACTGCGGTGTCTCGCCGGCGGCAGTGGGTCCGGAGCGGGCCGGGGGGCGTCACGACAAGCGACAGCAGGGCGGGGGGCGGACGGGGATAGGGTTTATATGGGGAGTGAAGCTTGCGGTGGGGAGGAGCGCGATGacgaggaagaaggggaggcgAGGAGCAAGGGGCGAGGAGAGGCGAGGGCCCCGGAAACGATAGGCGCTGGACGAGGCCACCGGTGCCTTTGCCGGGACGCTTCACGGGGACCAGACCATTTCGCGTCgcccttttttccttttttttttttggcgcTCGACTAGACAATTCTGTTTTGGCGTCGCGGTCCGCTCGCCCCCTGTTTCTTTCTGATTACCTCTGGTCTTCTTTCTTTGAGCCGATCATCCTCTTCTTCGGCAGTTGGCACTCGGCAGTTGGCATCGTAACGAGCTCACTCTATTATTGCCGTGAAGGCGACTCCAGCTGCAGCTCTATTAAGTGAAGAACAATCTCGTACAATCCTTTCATCATTAAGTGAAGACCATGCAGAAAAAGATTAGGATCACGTATGTTACAGAGAGATGCGATTTGAGTATGAGACTGTAGTACTGTGACTTGTCTGAATTCTATGGCTTTGCGTGTGATGCTGTGAGCACGTGCCCTGTTGTGTGTTTGTTTTTGTGCGTGAAGCAAGGCTCTGTTTCTCAAGTAACAACAGTGAAACTTGCAGACCTAACACATTTTGTAATCACGCCCACATCCTGTCTTGGTAACCAATACCTCTGTCTATATGTACCCAGGTCCATAATATTAATATCCATATGCACATATAGTGTCCAGTTagtttttcaaaaataaaacaaaatatCCAGTTCTCCAAgataaagtttgaattcaatttgtgAAAGACAGTCCATCTAGCCTCCAGACATAATGCAAGAGCAATCTACCCACCAGATAGGACACAATGCAAAGGATAAACGTTGAACCGAAAATGTCCGTGCCAAATACTGCAGTCATCGAAGTTCATTTCAGAACACAACAGTATGGTACACAATGTCACTACGCTCATACAAACGTCCAACAGCTGAATACGTCAACTGTCtccaaaataaataaataaaagcatCAAAGAATCGAAGAGAGCATATCCTTTACTTTACTTTCCATGAGAATGCTTGCACCAGTTCCTCAAACCACGGTGTAGTTTGGGTATCAACCTCAACAACACTGACAGGACTTGCGAGACCAAAACTTGAGCAGCAGCGAAGGATAAAAGATATTGCAATGGAATTGGGGATTCTATTTACTGCCAGAAGTAACACGGATATATGCAGTTAAGCTTCTGGAGTTTGCTCTTGCCCGCCCTCCTCTTTCGCGCCATCATCAGTCATGCAACTGCCACTTGTATGACCACTAGGGCGGGTTCCATAAACATGCCCCATCTTTAGTCGCTTCGTTTCCATATAGCGCCGATTCTCATTGGTTATCGGTGTAAGCAACGGCACTCTGCCCAGGACACTTAAACCATAACCCTTGAGTCCAGTGTATTTCGCAGGGTTATTAGTCATCAGCCGCATAGTCCTGACACCAAGGTCGCGTAGTATCTGCATAGGAGAGAGAGTAATCAGTACTAGCGGAAGCTAGCTGAAAACAGCTCAAATAAGTTATCTTACCTGTGCACCTATACCATACTCCCGGGAGTCAGCAGGCAGTCCTAGCTCCAAGTTAGCCTCAACAGTATCCCGCCCATCATCCTGTAAGTTGTAAGCCCGAAGCTTGTGACCCAGCCCAATGCCCCTGCCTTCATGACCACGAAGATAAACTACTACACCCCGGCCAGTTTTCTCAATCATGGTCATTGCCAGAGCAAGTTGATTCCCACAGTCGCATCTCGCAGACCCAAATATGTCACCAGTTAGGCACTCCGAATGCACTCTTACTAGGATATCCTggccatcgccaacatcaccctGCATACAAGTGAAACGAATCATTCTAAAACTACAAACCTAGTGctaaaggaaaagaaagactAGGCGATATTTCACATTTACATAGGCACTAAACTCATAAACACAGGAAATGTTTTTGGTTGTCTGCAAGTAAAGCCATATCATGGATATAACTGCAGGATCAGAAATTCAGATCTTCGGCTGATATAATGGATGGACTTCAATTAGTTTCAATGTGAAGCATTTGGTCACAGCATTTTACACCCTTCGGTCCATTGCATGCTATTTTACCTTTCTACACCATGCAATGAAGTCCTTGTTTTTCATAGTTTGAAAGCTGTACTGCAAAGTTGCAACTTTTTAAACCTGACGTTCTAATGGCAGCCACGATTCTACTGAACATAACATTTACTAAGGCATGCATAACCTTTTGTTCTTGAGAGGAAAGGCATGCATACCTTCACCATGGCAATGTGTTCCATCCCATCAATAAGAGATCTATAGCAATAGGCTTTAAACGATCCCCATTGCAACTGCAAAGGTGTAACACAAACACATTCTACCAATCTGTCTCTCTTCCTCCTATATCTGCAGATGGGAATTATTTGCAGCTTATAGATTTATAAATAAGTAGGGTATCATAAAACATTATGCATCCTAGTATAATCATCCATCAATTGCAGCTTTTATTTTCCACAAAAAAATTTTGTAATATGGGTCTACTTACAATGAAAACACATCTTTAGCGCACACATACAAAATACCCATAAAAATGAACTGGTTTACTTACTGTTTGTCATACAACTGTCAGGATTAAGTATATAATAATTGTTTTATCTAAATCAAGCATGGATTTCATCCTTGTAAAGAACTGCTACCTGAATATTCAAGATATAGCTAACCTTATCAGATCTGCGATTGATATTATCTTCAGGTTCTCCCTCTTAGCAAATTGTTGCAGTTTCGGTAATAAAGCCATGGagccatcatcatcatcaacaaTTTCACAAAGAACTGCAACAGGAGGTAACCCAGCCAACATAGCAAGATCCACTGATGCTTCAGTATGTCCAGCCCTTTTCAGCACACCACCTTCTCTATATTTAAGAGGAAAAATATGTCCTGGCCGGTTGAAGTCCTCAGGCTTGGAATTAGGAGATGCAAGTGCTAGTATTGTGTTTGCCCGGTCCTTAGCTGAAACCCCAGTTGTTGTTCCCTCTTTGGCATCCTAAAATACATATGTTTAGCAGGGAAAGATTATAGACAGAAGGATAAAGTACAAAATGCAATCAAGGAGGATCATTGTTACGTGCAAAATGCTTTCGCTCAAAACGTGCTGCATTAGTTTATTGTTTCCAAAGTACAATCAGCACAGCTTGCACTCTTTTACCATTAATACGAACTTATTTGAATGTTCTTTTCTACCAAAAAGGAGTGCTTAAAAGGGAAAAACTCTTACTACTGAAACAGTGAAGGCAGTTCGCAGTTTCTCTTCATTTTCCTTTGCCGTCACCATAAGAGGAAGTTGTAGCCTTTCCAGATCCTCTTCTTTCATGCTGACACAAACAATCCCAGTGCCATGCCTCACTATAAAAGCCATAGCTTCAGGTGTGACCTTTGATGCTGCCATTATAAGATCACCTTCATTCTCTCTGTCTTCATCATCCACAACAATGACGTACTGCAACATAAAACTCAGTTAGAAATTCATATATATAACAGAATTGACTTGCCTGGCATAATAACCACATAAATACTAGTAAACGCAATTCTGAGGAGAAAAAGGGGGAGTACTTTTCCTTGACGAATGTCATCAATAGCTTCAGGTATAGATGAGAAACCCTCTGTC
The Panicum hallii strain FIL2 chromosome 6, PHallii_v3.1, whole genome shotgun sequence genome window above contains:
- the LOC112897411 gene encoding probable bifunctional riboflavin biosynthesis protein RIBA 1, chloroplastic isoform X1, which encodes MTLMLFLRLNSIHGRYRTSGLPCDTSLLPTATSNSLRTIRSIRLENTHQFRNLHVSYAGGDSSENVIINGKANPSNSVQADVAALGTIAADMAPVVDGFSADDDELDLDSPTEGFSSIPEAIDDIRQGKYVIVVDDEDRENEGDLIMAASKVTPEAMAFIVRHGTGIVCVSMKEEDLERLQLPLMVTAKENEEKLRTAFTVSVDAKEGTTTGVSAKDRANTILALASPNSKPEDFNRPGHIFPLKYREGGVLKRAGHTEASVDLAMLAGLPPVAVLCEIVDDDDGSMALLPKLQQFAKRENLKIISIADLIRYRRKRDRLVECVCVTPLQLQWGSFKAYCYRSLIDGMEHIAMVKGDVGDGQDILVRVHSECLTGDIFGSARCDCGNQLALAMTMIEKTGRGVVVYLRGHEGRGIGLGHKLRAYNLQDDGRDTVEANLELGLPADSREYGIGAQILRDLGVRTMRLMTNNPAKYTGLKGYGLSVLGRVPLLTPITNENRRYMETKRLKMGHVYGTRPSGHTSGSCMTDDGAKEEGGQEQTPEA
- the LOC112897411 gene encoding probable bifunctional riboflavin biosynthesis protein RIBA 1, chloroplastic isoform X2 — translated: MASTASCARIHGRYRTSGLPCDTSLLPTATSNSLRTIRSIRLENTHQFRNLHVSYAGGDSSENVIINGKANPSNSVQADVAALGTIAADMAPVVDGFSADDDELDLDSPTEGFSSIPEAIDDIRQGKYVIVVDDEDRENEGDLIMAASKVTPEAMAFIVRHGTGIVCVSMKEEDLERLQLPLMVTAKENEEKLRTAFTVSVDAKEGTTTGVSAKDRANTILALASPNSKPEDFNRPGHIFPLKYREGGVLKRAGHTEASVDLAMLAGLPPVAVLCEIVDDDDGSMALLPKLQQFAKRENLKIISIADLIRYRRKRDRLVECVCVTPLQLQWGSFKAYCYRSLIDGMEHIAMVKGDVGDGQDILVRVHSECLTGDIFGSARCDCGNQLALAMTMIEKTGRGVVVYLRGHEGRGIGLGHKLRAYNLQDDGRDTVEANLELGLPADSREYGIGAQILRDLGVRTMRLMTNNPAKYTGLKGYGLSVLGRVPLLTPITNENRRYMETKRLKMGHVYGTRPSGHTSGSCMTDDGAKEEGGQEQTPEA
- the LOC112896798 gene encoding uncharacterized protein LOC112896798 isoform X2; protein product: MATAMASQPLHLPLGAGAEPRCTASTSKVYTLEKVYGFRFVCRSIIDLKSQKFHPRISKRKCHLRSSTPECDRTIHSARWLEFRRQKGVFQRTRRIVHIIPLASNDDGNSVSVNGATQVGSASSMEEIRLKLNKAFQSEDISNGLVQSIHDAARSIELAFIEHSKSSKGSWFSKTWLGVDNNAWIKSLSYQAAVDSLLQAVIDVSSRGNGRDRDINVFVQRSLSRLLNPLESVIKNELSKREPTLYEWYSSSQNPLVVRQFVNIFESDPLFNSATAICCEGEKMNTSESDLSLLMLGLICLAAITKLGSAKVSCQQFSSMVPDTIGRFMDMLLEFVPLSKVYKLTKDIGLQREFLHNFGPRAAVPKLTNDHGLEISFWIDLVQKQLLRALDREKIWSRLTTSESIEVLEKDLAIFGFFIALARSTQGYLSSNGLTDLDDSLNGIVRYLIGGSVLYYPQLSSISSYQLYVEVVCEELEWLPFYNNDVPSAKTDTEGREEVSKGEVISRVLNVCSYWMTSFIKYSSWLEDPSNVKAAKFLSKGHAMLSDCMKEIDISKNNMSKGRGLPESEEDLDTGTELASFDKSLESVEEALVKLENLLQELHVSSSNSGKEDLKAACSDLEMIRRLKKEAEFLEASFRAKAEYLEADASSGPVSPTSEEGRGKTGSRTNDTAAPQKSGSRVDNKRRPFWDFFGRSSGNKVEPALQIADQDGTVANVEKKNMESNDIFRFEQLRRELIELEKRVQKSADDAQKEEEMGVADGTTAPSPVASVPSGEASKKENVITKSVEKVKETTTTVVQGTQLLAIDTGAAMGLLKRALIGDELTQKEKQALQRTLTDLASVVPIGILMLLPVTAVGHAAILAFIQRYVPSMIPSTYAPDRLDLLRQLEKVKEMEVAEGSSEDLLETVGSRTEQVE
- the LOC112896798 gene encoding uncharacterized protein LOC112896798 isoform X1 gives rise to the protein MATAMASQPLHLPLGAGAEPRCTARIRSLMAQRICVCSTSKVYTLEKVYGFRFVCRSIIDLKSQKFHPRISKRKCHLRSSTPECDRTIHSARWLEFRRQKGVFQRTRRIVHIIPLASNDDGNSVSVNGATQVGSASSMEEIRLKLNKAFQSEDISNGLVQSIHDAARSIELAFIEHSKSSKGSWFSKTWLGVDNNAWIKSLSYQAAVDSLLQAVIDVSSRGNGRDRDINVFVQRSLSRLLNPLESVIKNELSKREPTLYEWYSSSQNPLVVRQFVNIFESDPLFNSATAICCEGEKMNTSESDLSLLMLGLICLAAITKLGSAKVSCQQFSSMVPDTIGRFMDMLLEFVPLSKVYKLTKDIGLQREFLHNFGPRAAVPKLTNDHGLEISFWIDLVQKQLLRALDREKIWSRLTTSESIEVLEKDLAIFGFFIALARSTQGYLSSNGLTDLDDSLNGIVRYLIGGSVLYYPQLSSISSYQLYVEVVCEELEWLPFYNNDVPSAKTDTEGREEVSKGEVISRVLNVCSYWMTSFIKYSSWLEDPSNVKAAKFLSKGHAMLSDCMKEIDISKNNMSKGRGLPESEEDLDTGTELASFDKSLESVEEALVKLENLLQELHVSSSNSGKEDLKAACSDLEMIRRLKKEAEFLEASFRAKAEYLEADASSGPVSPTSEEGRGKTGSRTNDTAAPQKSGSRVDNKRRPFWDFFGRSSGNKVEPALQIADQDGTVANVEKKNMESNDIFRFEQLRRELIELEKRVQKSADDAQKEEEMGVADGTTAPSPVASVPSGEASKKENVITKSVEKVKETTTTVVQGTQLLAIDTGAAMGLLKRALIGDELTQKEKQALQRTLTDLASVVPIGILMLLPVTAVGHAAILAFIQRYVPSMIPSTYAPDRLDLLRQLEKVKEMEVAEGSSEDLLETVGSRTEQVE